One genomic region from Nocardia vinacea encodes:
- a CDS encoding fatty acyl-AMP ligase translates to MTSPNTTRWTNALAARVAEWARTKPNDNAYTELRYRGQDCTPVTLTYEQLHDAAGAQAERLRATTDPGDRVAILCAHGIDYVIAFLACLYSNRIAVPLFPPTSNTNRIRLEGVLADARPALSLISATDTTTSEIFGPALGRVLIPAPETTPAADPIIDRTETAYLQYTSGSTKTPAGVEVTHANLAAALDQLWTAVPAVRAEPIVSWLPFFHDMGLLLALSLPLYSGVHGVTMAPAEFVKRPIRWLRALSDYRAGTTGSPNFGLTLAVSATTRDERAGLDLSHLDALLNGAEPIRTEALRAFTETFAPYGFRHHAHTPGFGLAEATLSVTVCDQSTEPVTHRFDRTALAQGRAQTAQEGVPLVGCGVPAGQRVAVVEPDEHTEVAAGTVGEIWVCGPNVCAGYYNNPIATAATFWATLSGSDESWLRTGDLGFWHEGQLYIAGRLEDLIVIDGRNHYPADIESTVSDCAPELRVGHVTAFGHDDGHREDLVVVAELADTAATGSAELARRIRNAVAAAHEVTPGAVVLVEPGRIPKTSSGKLRRGECRALYRAGHLTQP, encoded by the coding sequence GTGACTTCTCCGAACACGACGCGGTGGACCAATGCACTGGCCGCCCGGGTTGCCGAGTGGGCACGAACCAAGCCCAACGACAACGCGTACACCGAATTGCGTTATCGCGGACAGGATTGCACTCCGGTCACACTGACCTACGAACAACTGCACGACGCGGCAGGCGCCCAGGCTGAAAGACTCAGGGCAACAACCGATCCCGGTGATCGCGTGGCGATCCTGTGTGCCCACGGAATCGACTACGTCATAGCCTTTCTCGCCTGCCTCTACAGCAATCGCATTGCGGTGCCATTATTTCCGCCGACAAGCAATACAAACCGCATCCGACTCGAAGGTGTACTCGCCGATGCTCGACCCGCGTTGAGCCTGATCTCGGCGACCGACACCACTACCAGCGAGATCTTCGGTCCAGCCCTGGGCCGAGTGCTGATACCGGCACCGGAAACCACCCCAGCAGCCGACCCGATTATCGATCGAACAGAGACGGCCTATCTCCAGTACACGTCCGGATCGACCAAGACCCCGGCCGGTGTCGAAGTAACCCACGCGAATCTCGCTGCGGCACTGGACCAATTGTGGACCGCAGTGCCCGCGGTTCGCGCCGAACCCATCGTCTCCTGGCTCCCGTTTTTCCACGATATGGGCCTGCTCCTGGCCCTTTCACTACCGCTCTACTCCGGCGTGCACGGCGTGACCATGGCGCCGGCCGAATTCGTGAAACGCCCCATCCGCTGGCTGCGTGCCCTCAGCGACTACCGTGCCGGCACCACCGGAAGCCCCAATTTCGGCCTGACCCTCGCGGTCTCGGCAACCACCCGCGACGAACGCGCGGGCCTGGACCTGTCCCACCTCGACGCACTACTCAACGGAGCCGAACCGATCCGCACCGAGGCCCTGAGAGCCTTCACCGAAACCTTTGCCCCTTACGGATTCCGACACCACGCCCACACACCGGGTTTCGGCCTGGCCGAGGCCACACTCTCGGTCACCGTATGCGATCAGTCGACCGAACCCGTCACACATCGATTCGACCGAACAGCCTTGGCACAGGGCCGCGCACAGACCGCACAGGAGGGTGTTCCACTCGTCGGCTGCGGCGTACCCGCGGGCCAGCGAGTTGCGGTGGTGGAGCCCGACGAGCACACCGAGGTCGCGGCGGGCACCGTCGGCGAGATCTGGGTCTGTGGCCCCAACGTCTGCGCCGGTTACTACAACAATCCGATCGCCACCGCGGCGACGTTCTGGGCCACCCTGTCCGGAAGTGACGAATCCTGGCTGCGCACCGGCGATCTCGGCTTCTGGCACGAGGGCCAGCTCTATATCGCGGGCAGGCTCGAGGACCTCATCGTCATCGACGGCCGCAACCACTATCCGGCCGATATCGAATCCACGGTTTCGGACTGCGCGCCCGAGCTGCGCGTCGGCCACGTAACCGCATTCGGCCACGATGACGGCCACCGCGAGGATCTGGTGGTCGTCGCCGAACTCGCCGACACGGCGGCCACCGGATCAGCGGAACTGGCCCGCCGCATCCGCAATGCCGTCGCGGCCGCCCACGAGGTGACACCGGGGGCCGTCGTCCTGGTCGAACCGGGCCGGATCCCCAAGACCTCGAGTGGCAAACTGCGCCGCGGCGAATGCCGAGCGCTCTACCGCGCGGGCCACCTTACCCAGCCATAG
- a CDS encoding SDR family NAD(P)-dependent oxidoreductase translates to MTTKRKGQPASVRPNLPVSIVGIGCRVPGAPNVSEFWRMLCDGRDATGAPPPGRPGTRHAGYLTDVDAFDNDWFAISGREAALMDPQQRLALEVAVEALDDAGIGYRTRGSGAAVVFGACAYDHGIAVLGRDGHDAPYAVTGSALSIIANRLSYVLDLHGPSLVVDSACSSSLAAVDLAVRLLADEAVPFAIVGGVNLTLLPHTSEYLAEGGFLAPDGRCKPFDAAADGYARGDGCTVVVLRRTTDALRDGHRVYAEILGTAVGSDGRSNGLYAPNGRAQQEIIRTAWVRAGLDPHDVEYVECHGTGTPLGDAVEVGALAAVVGSNAEPTWIGSLKSNIGHLEAAAGITGMVKAALSIRHGVIPPTINFHTENPLLKLTEHGLRVPTEPVDWTDTPVGARRAGVSSFGFGGTNAHVVLRGLEAAQHRSYEPPVLLPVTGRDIAELRSHASRWAGLLEDVGMSSDGTSADSHGMPNSGTRDGMISASRGSTSSPSHDGMSTASGNDTSCASRDNISAPSYTGASSASRDDTGNLRREGTGRISREGTSEAGEGTSGDSHGMSNSGTRERMGTALGSGASSASHDDTGNPRREGTSRGSHQGSSGDSRERTSGTSGEGASGGSCADMGAATDAIVTSYSGAEGGDREILRQFAAAAARLIPENARAAVVARDLDDAVDQLRALAGGESGSGVIGAGSVRRRGGVLFLFSGQGGQYSKMGRGLAARYPVFAQAVTAAADAIAAAGGGRVWTPRNGFTLSGAAHNGSSATELVQPAIFAFQVALAELLAAWGIEPDAVVGHSLGEVAGAAVSGALSLSDAARVVVQRSRILARLDGHGAMAVLEATADEAARLVEPLHATVAVAAINGPRSVVISGAPRYIDALVRRAKRRQIFAQRIAVDFAAHSPQVGALLPEFVDRLGGLTAQMPRVPVYSTARRRETITTAAMDADYWAENASRTVELAAALQQAADDGFATVLEIAPHPVLTPAIREFPEFADATHTVTTRDNEAGTFLTCLAKLYLEGRPLNWAANGPFNAPPPARQWSHRRFPLITTLDPGAIHVAATEPDTTHGAATEPGTTHRSAADPAINGHTVNDSSVSEFGTGIGVDVVRSGRETHDLNAATQFEAPRGRNAQDANTTSGFNISRSRDAVDSSASSVFIAESEFPADDLHDHVVQGVPTVPAVFWLLRLIDLAGAGQAIADFVVNERTGLAALSAVTYRAGGAGRLQAEVTGAGTLASARLAGDPTPGDIVAWMRVVDANRAARRRMRVLMPGVFYDSLRVRQLDYGPGFRALRDIEAGPDCAVGSFDSAPLQRSATLDSCLHLLAAASWDHLPADAIPLPIGIESAWLSAEPDLVLLEAHALVRNRSMTGLTGDIIGTDQHGVPVLALSGVRIRFATVESTTQVGPFRRETWIPYLRHAESNGQRNRTTNPQRALVIGESQLAIRLARELDRTLPTERVAREPDAAGPIVSAVLAGRTGTGNTAVVVVWPTESGAIHTGHDTESAISATATTGRVLDLLQRVQSEDTTASFTIVLPEPTATDGQPSARSRQHSAPDKTITPMAVAGLVRSMQLESGREVRLVWTDASPSAVSRLQELIATTHTLPDELRISADAITARRFIPTRPRSTTPTPIDPNGTYVVTGGLGALGSVAVRWLLDAGAHDVVVLTRAPRPVPALLDGLEDRIVVVRCDAADRSDLANALDDVRECGSTIRGVVHAAGALEDATFEAVTARQLSRMFAPKPIAANNLIELTATDPTDFVLLFSSATGALGAPGQAAYASANAAMDALARRHPGRRVLSIGWGVWDSGLAESAGDAVHLRRAGISAFDIPRGTELIAQTMYYNEPYLLALDYTPTTDPDPVATRLRNLLTDQAATVPAPPIPISPHPTEPLTTTIRTALAATLDLTSDHVDPDADFNELGLTSLLGIEMRRYLETRLNIRISTAELFQHPTITALGAVLADRVAAKSDGVL, encoded by the coding sequence TTGACCACCAAGAGGAAGGGCCAGCCCGCCTCCGTCCGGCCGAATTTGCCGGTATCGATCGTGGGCATCGGCTGCCGGGTACCCGGCGCGCCGAATGTATCCGAGTTCTGGCGGATGCTGTGCGATGGCCGCGATGCCACCGGTGCACCGCCGCCTGGTCGACCGGGCACGCGCCACGCCGGATATCTCACCGATGTCGACGCGTTCGACAACGACTGGTTCGCGATCTCCGGTCGCGAGGCCGCGCTGATGGATCCGCAGCAGCGGCTGGCACTCGAGGTCGCGGTCGAGGCGCTCGACGATGCCGGAATCGGCTATCGCACCAGGGGTTCCGGGGCGGCGGTGGTATTCGGTGCGTGCGCCTACGATCACGGCATCGCGGTGTTGGGCCGCGACGGGCACGATGCGCCGTACGCGGTCACCGGATCGGCGCTCAGCATCATCGCCAACCGGCTGTCCTATGTCCTCGACCTGCACGGACCGAGTCTGGTGGTGGACAGCGCCTGCTCGTCGTCGCTGGCCGCGGTGGATCTCGCGGTGCGGCTGCTGGCCGATGAGGCGGTGCCGTTCGCGATCGTCGGCGGGGTGAATCTCACGCTGCTGCCGCATACCTCGGAGTACCTGGCCGAGGGAGGTTTCCTCGCGCCCGACGGGCGGTGCAAACCGTTCGATGCCGCTGCCGATGGATATGCCCGCGGTGACGGATGCACCGTGGTGGTGCTGCGGCGCACCACCGATGCGCTGCGCGACGGGCATCGGGTGTACGCGGAAATCCTCGGCACGGCAGTCGGTTCGGACGGGCGGTCCAATGGCCTGTACGCGCCGAACGGCCGGGCCCAGCAGGAGATTATTCGTACTGCCTGGGTACGGGCCGGACTCGATCCACATGATGTCGAGTACGTCGAATGCCACGGCACCGGAACGCCATTGGGTGATGCGGTGGAGGTGGGTGCGCTCGCCGCGGTAGTCGGAAGCAATGCCGAACCAACCTGGATCGGCTCCCTCAAATCCAATATCGGACATCTGGAGGCGGCCGCCGGAATCACCGGAATGGTCAAGGCGGCGCTGTCCATTCGACACGGTGTAATCCCGCCGACCATCAATTTCCACACCGAGAACCCGCTGCTGAAGCTCACCGAACACGGACTGCGGGTACCGACCGAGCCTGTTGACTGGACCGATACACCGGTGGGTGCGCGACGTGCCGGCGTCAGCTCATTCGGATTCGGCGGGACGAATGCGCACGTGGTGCTGCGCGGTCTCGAGGCCGCGCAGCACCGGAGTTACGAACCGCCCGTATTGCTTCCGGTCACCGGTCGCGACATTGCGGAGCTGCGGTCGCACGCGTCGCGGTGGGCCGGGCTGCTCGAGGATGTCGGCATGTCGTCAGACGGCACGAGCGCCGATTCCCACGGCATGCCCAACAGCGGCACGCGCGATGGCATGATCAGCGCCTCACGCGGCAGCACCAGCAGCCCGTCGCACGATGGCATGAGCACCGCTTCGGGCAACGACACCAGCTGCGCATCGCGCGACAACATCAGTGCCCCTTCGTACACCGGCGCAAGCAGCGCCTCGCGAGATGACACCGGAAACCTTCGGCGCGAGGGCACCGGGCGCATTTCGCGCGAGGGCACGAGCGAAGCGGGCGAGGGCACGAGCGGCGATTCCCACGGCATGTCCAACAGCGGCACGCGCGAGCGCATGGGCACCGCTTTGGGTAGCGGCGCAAGCAGCGCCTCGCATGACGACACCGGTAACCCTCGGCGCGAGGGCACGAGTCGTGGTTCCCACCAGGGTTCTAGTGGTGATTCACGCGAGCGAACGAGCGGCACTTCGGGTGAGGGCGCTAGTGGCGGTTCATGCGCGGACATGGGCGCAGCGACCGACGCGATTGTGACGAGCTACTCGGGCGCGGAAGGTGGCGATCGCGAAATTCTTCGGCAATTCGCGGCTGCTGCGGCGCGGTTGATACCTGAGAATGCCCGGGCCGCAGTGGTTGCGCGGGATCTGGACGATGCGGTGGATCAGTTGCGGGCGTTGGCGGGTGGGGAGTCCGGGAGTGGAGTGATCGGCGCTGGTTCGGTGCGGCGGCGGGGTGGTGTGCTGTTCCTGTTTTCTGGGCAGGGTGGGCAGTATTCCAAGATGGGGCGAGGTCTGGCGGCTCGTTATCCGGTATTCGCGCAGGCGGTGACCGCTGCCGCGGATGCGATTGCGGCGGCGGGTGGCGGGCGAGTATGGACGCCGCGCAACGGGTTCACGCTCAGCGGTGCGGCGCACAACGGAAGCAGTGCGACGGAACTCGTGCAACCGGCAATCTTCGCATTCCAGGTGGCGCTCGCCGAACTGCTCGCCGCGTGGGGGATCGAACCGGATGCGGTGGTGGGGCACAGTCTCGGCGAGGTGGCCGGGGCCGCGGTGAGCGGTGCATTGTCGCTTTCCGACGCGGCCCGAGTCGTGGTGCAGCGCAGCCGGATTCTGGCGCGCCTCGACGGGCACGGTGCGATGGCAGTGCTGGAGGCGACAGCGGATGAGGCGGCACGGCTGGTCGAGCCACTGCACGCCACGGTAGCGGTCGCGGCGATCAATGGACCGCGTTCGGTGGTGATCTCCGGTGCGCCGCGCTACATCGATGCGCTCGTCCGCCGGGCCAAACGCAGGCAGATATTCGCGCAACGGATCGCCGTCGACTTCGCCGCACACAGTCCACAGGTAGGCGCGCTCCTCCCCGAATTCGTCGACAGGCTCGGCGGACTCACCGCGCAGATGCCGCGTGTCCCGGTGTACTCCACGGCGCGTCGACGCGAAACGATCACCACGGCCGCGATGGATGCCGACTACTGGGCCGAAAATGCCTCGAGAACCGTCGAACTAGCCGCTGCACTCCAACAAGCCGCCGACGACGGATTCGCGACGGTGCTCGAAATCGCACCCCATCCGGTCCTGACACCCGCGATCCGTGAGTTCCCCGAATTCGCCGACGCCACCCACACGGTGACCACCCGCGACAACGAGGCCGGAACCTTCCTGACCTGCCTCGCCAAGCTCTACCTCGAAGGCCGCCCGTTGAATTGGGCCGCAAACGGCCCCTTCAACGCACCCCCGCCCGCACGCCAATGGTCCCACCGCCGGTTCCCCCTGATCACCACCCTCGATCCCGGCGCCATTCACGTCGCTGCCACCGAACCCGACACCACCCACGGCGCTGCAACCGAACCAGGTACCACCCATCGCAGTGCTGCCGATCCCGCTATCAACGGCCACACTGTCAACGACTCCTCGGTCTCCGAATTCGGCACAGGGATCGGAGTCGATGTCGTCCGCAGCGGTCGAGAGACGCACGACCTGAACGCCGCCACCCAGTTCGAGGCTCCGCGCGGCCGAAATGCCCAGGACGCGAACACAACCAGCGGTTTCAACATCAGTCGCAGCCGAGATGCCGTCGATTCGAGCGCATCCAGCGTCTTCATCGCTGAATCCGAATTCCCCGCAGACGATCTCCACGATCATGTGGTGCAGGGTGTCCCGACTGTCCCCGCGGTCTTCTGGCTGCTCAGGCTCATCGACCTGGCTGGGGCGGGGCAGGCGATCGCCGATTTCGTAGTGAATGAGCGAACCGGGCTTGCCGCGCTGTCCGCTGTCACTTATCGAGCCGGTGGTGCTGGAAGGTTGCAGGCGGAGGTCACAGGCGCCGGGACGCTGGCTTCGGCACGGTTGGCCGGTGACCCCACACCCGGGGATATCGTTGCATGGATGCGGGTGGTCGATGCAAATCGGGCCGCGCGTCGGCGGATGCGAGTGCTCATGCCAGGTGTTTTCTACGACTCGTTGCGTGTGCGGCAACTCGACTACGGTCCCGGCTTCCGCGCGCTGCGCGATATCGAGGCCGGACCCGATTGTGCGGTGGGGTCGTTCGATTCCGCCCCGCTGCAGCGCTCGGCGACGCTCGACAGCTGCCTGCATCTGCTCGCCGCCGCGAGTTGGGACCACCTGCCCGCCGATGCCATTCCGCTGCCGATCGGCATCGAATCCGCCTGGCTGTCCGCCGAACCGGACCTGGTTCTGTTGGAAGCCCATGCGCTCGTGCGCAATCGATCGATGACCGGATTGACCGGTGACATCATCGGCACCGATCAGCACGGCGTCCCCGTGCTCGCGCTGTCGGGTGTCCGCATACGTTTCGCGACGGTCGAATCCACAACGCAGGTCGGCCCTTTCCGCCGTGAAACATGGATCCCGTACCTTCGCCACGCCGAGAGCAACGGCCAGCGCAACAGAACCACGAATCCGCAGCGCGCCTTGGTTATCGGCGAGTCCCAGCTCGCCATCCGGCTCGCCAGAGAACTCGACCGCACCCTGCCCACCGAACGCGTCGCCCGCGAACCGGATGCCGCCGGTCCGATCGTCTCCGCCGTACTCGCCGGTCGCACCGGCACCGGGAACACGGCAGTCGTCGTGGTCTGGCCCACCGAATCCGGCGCGATTCACACCGGCCACGACACCGAGTCCGCGATCAGTGCCACCGCCACAACCGGACGCGTGCTGGATCTGCTTCAACGCGTCCAATCCGAGGACACCACAGCATCTTTTACGATCGTCCTCCCAGAACCCACTGCGACCGATGGCCAACCGTCCGCTAGGAGTCGACAGCACAGCGCACCGGACAAAACGATCACGCCGATGGCGGTAGCCGGTTTGGTGCGATCTATGCAACTCGAATCGGGCCGCGAAGTGCGGCTCGTTTGGACCGATGCATCACCGTCCGCAGTGTCCCGACTGCAAGAACTCATCGCCACCACCCACACACTCCCCGATGAGCTCCGCATCTCCGCCGACGCCATCACGGCACGCCGTTTCATCCCCACCCGTCCCCGATCGACCACCCCAACGCCGATCGACCCCAACGGCACCTATGTGGTTACCGGCGGCTTGGGTGCGCTCGGTTCGGTCGCGGTGCGCTGGCTGCTCGATGCCGGTGCCCACGATGTCGTGGTGCTCACCCGCGCACCCAGACCGGTGCCCGCACTCCTGGACGGACTCGAGGACCGGATCGTCGTGGTGCGCTGCGACGCCGCCGACCGCAGCGATCTCGCCAACGCGCTCGACGATGTTCGCGAATGCGGTTCCACCATCCGGGGCGTCGTCCATGCAGCGGGCGCACTCGAAGACGCCACCTTCGAAGCCGTAACCGCCCGCCAACTCTCCCGCATGTTCGCGCCGAAACCGATCGCCGCGAACAACCTCATCGAACTCACCGCCACCGATCCCACCGACTTCGTGCTGCTGTTCTCCTCGGCCACCGGTGCACTGGGCGCACCCGGACAGGCCGCCTACGCCAGCGCGAATGCCGCAATGGACGCACTCGCCCGCAGACACCCGGGTCGGCGGGTACTGAGCATCGGCTGGGGCGTGTGGGATTCGGGCCTCGCCGAGAGCGCGGGTGATGCGGTACATCTGCGGCGTGCGGGAATTTCCGCATTCGATATTCCACGCGGCACCGAATTAATCGCCCAGACCATGTATTACAACGAGCCCTACCTGCTCGCCTTGGACTACACGCCGACCACTGATCCCGACCCGGTCGCCACCCGCCTGCGGAACCTGCTCACCGACCAAGCGGCAACAGTCCCCGCGCCGCCGATCCCGATATCGCCGCATCCGACCGAACCACTCACCACGACCATCCGCACCGCTCTCGCCGCCACCCTCGACCTGACCTCCGACCACGTCGATCCGGACGCCGATTTCAACGAATTGGGCCTGACCTCCCTGCTCGGCATAGAAATGCGCCGATACCTCGAAACCCGCCTGAATATCCGCATCTCGACCGCCGAACTGTTCCAACACCCCACCATCACCGCACTCGGCGCAGTCCTGGCCGACCGAGTCGCCGCGAAATCCGATGGGGTGCTGTGA
- a CDS encoding acyl carrier protein — protein sequence MGPDLPDGQGVVSSDLRTVADGVSNKTGSRRAALLSAATAAVADLLNVDAAKVSTDAPFSDLGLSSLQLARLTAHLEDAMGVEVSLSTLYDHPDIEQLVEYLAMR from the coding sequence ATGGGGCCTGATCTTCCGGACGGGCAGGGTGTTGTCTCGAGCGACCTGCGAACAGTCGCCGACGGTGTTTCGAACAAAACCGGTTCGCGACGTGCCGCGCTACTGAGCGCTGCCACCGCCGCCGTCGCCGACCTGCTGAATGTCGATGCCGCAAAGGTTTCGACCGATGCGCCGTTCAGCGATCTCGGCCTCAGCTCGCTGCAACTGGCACGGCTGACGGCGCATCTGGAAGATGCCATGGGAGTCGAGGTTTCGCTCTCCACCCTCTACGACCATCCGGACATCGAGCAGCTTGTCGAGTATCTCGCGATGCGATGA
- a CDS encoding MBL fold metallo-hydrolase, translating into MPESGTERTPTLPTVLRCCAALAATPGRLLRPRRPDTALLAGLEPVPLPQTKATVGLTVLMQARMAAPTTIVAEGVRSLRELPMTMSAYLIEHPKARFLVDPALCAGVHDRVLPELPFPIPLLVAPDKPVLGLSDALAARDIAVDAIDFVLPTHLHWDHISGMLELPDSVTIRLPAVERAWALDGPHAPVGVARGPLRGRAFDTFELDGPPVLTFPRSLDLFGDGSVLLVDLAGHTPGSIGVLLAVDDGTRVLLAGDAVWNKLQVELIREKAPMPGQLFDADRDATFATIHRLHALPDGIEIVAAHDYAAVEALAARKR; encoded by the coding sequence GTGCCCGAATCCGGAACCGAGCGGACGCCCACCCTGCCGACCGTGCTGCGATGCTGCGCCGCACTGGCGGCCACGCCTGGTCGATTGCTGCGCCCGCGTCGCCCCGATACCGCGTTGCTGGCCGGTCTGGAGCCGGTCCCGCTGCCGCAGACCAAGGCGACGGTCGGGCTCACTGTCCTGATGCAGGCCCGTATGGCCGCGCCGACCACGATCGTCGCGGAGGGCGTGCGCAGCCTGCGCGAACTGCCGATGACCATGTCGGCCTATCTGATCGAACATCCCAAGGCGCGCTTCCTGGTCGATCCGGCCCTGTGCGCGGGTGTGCACGATCGGGTGCTGCCCGAGCTGCCGTTCCCGATTCCGCTCCTGGTCGCGCCGGATAAGCCGGTGCTCGGGCTCTCCGACGCGCTGGCCGCCCGCGATATCGCCGTCGACGCGATCGATTTCGTCTTGCCGACCCACCTGCACTGGGATCACATCTCCGGCATGCTGGAACTGCCCGATTCCGTGACCATCCGACTACCCGCCGTCGAACGCGCCTGGGCCCTCGACGGCCCACACGCCCCGGTCGGCGTTGCCCGAGGCCCACTGCGCGGGCGCGCCTTCGACACCTTCGAACTCGACGGCCCGCCGGTGCTCACCTTCCCGCGCAGCCTGGACCTGTTCGGTGACGGTTCGGTGCTACTCGTCGACCTCGCCGGACATACCCCGGGCAGCATCGGCGTCCTGCTCGCGGTCGACGATGGCACCCGGGTACTACTCGCGGGCGACGCGGTGTGGAACAAACTCCAGGTCGAGCTGATCCGCGAGAAGGCACCCATGCCGGGCCAACTCTTCGATGCCGACCGCGACGCCACCTTCGCCACCATCCACCGCCTACACGCCCTACCCGACGGCATCGAAATCGTCGCCGCCCACGACTACGCGGCCGTCGAGGCGCTCGCAGCCCGGAAGCGGTAA
- a CDS encoding nitronate monooxygenase, with amino-acid sequence MLRTRFTETFGVEHPIVQGGMMHVGRAGLVAAVANAGGLGFITALTQPTPDDLRKEIARTRELTDKPFGVNVTILPSINPPPYAEYVQAIIDSGIKIVETAGSNPEPFLPYYREAGIKVLHKCTSVRHALKAQRIGVDGVSIDGFECAGHPGEDDIPGLILIPAAARVLDIPMVASGGIADARGLVAALALGADGVNMGTRFLCTQESAIDQKVKEQIVANSELDTQLIFRTMRNTARVADNEISRKVVEIEKAGGTFDDVRDLVAGARGRRVFDEGDLDAGIWSAGLAQGLIHDIPSCAELIGRMVAEAEELITARLAEKVVA; translated from the coding sequence ATGCTGCGTACCAGGTTCACCGAGACATTCGGCGTCGAACACCCGATCGTGCAGGGCGGCATGATGCATGTCGGCCGTGCCGGGCTCGTCGCGGCCGTCGCCAACGCGGGCGGCCTCGGCTTCATCACCGCGCTGACCCAGCCAACCCCCGACGACCTGCGCAAGGAGATCGCGCGCACCAGGGAGCTGACCGATAAGCCGTTCGGCGTGAACGTCACGATCCTGCCCTCGATCAATCCGCCGCCGTACGCCGAATACGTGCAGGCGATCATCGACAGCGGTATCAAGATCGTCGAGACCGCTGGCAGCAATCCGGAACCCTTCCTGCCGTACTACCGCGAGGCCGGTATCAAGGTGCTGCACAAGTGCACCAGCGTGCGGCATGCCTTGAAGGCGCAGAGGATCGGCGTCGACGGCGTCAGCATCGATGGTTTCGAATGCGCGGGACATCCCGGTGAGGACGACATTCCCGGCCTGATCCTGATCCCCGCCGCCGCACGGGTGCTCGACATTCCGATGGTCGCTTCGGGCGGCATCGCCGATGCCCGCGGTCTGGTGGCCGCGCTCGCACTCGGTGCCGACGGTGTGAACATGGGCACCCGCTTCCTGTGCACGCAGGAATCGGCGATCGACCAGAAGGTCAAGGAACAGATCGTCGCCAATTCCGAACTCGACACCCAGCTGATCTTCCGGACCATGCGCAATACCGCGCGCGTCGCGGATAACGAGATCAGCCGCAAGGTCGTCGAAATCGAAAAGGCCGGCGGCACTTTCGACGATGTCCGCGATCTGGTCGCGGGTGCGCGCGGACGACGCGTCTTCGACGAGGGCGATCTCGACGCGGGCATCTGGTCGGCCGGCCTGGCCCAGGGGCTCATCCACGACATTCCGTCCTGCGCCGAACTGATCGGCCGGATGGTCGCCGAGGCGGAGGAGCTCATCACCGCGCGACTCGCGGAGAAAGTGGTCGCCTAG